A window of the Loxodonta africana isolate mLoxAfr1 chromosome 3, mLoxAfr1.hap2, whole genome shotgun sequence genome harbors these coding sequences:
- the LOC100662394 gene encoding olfactory receptor 10T2-like, with protein MLFTLFFLTYLVTISGNITIITIIHVDRTLHTPMYRFLVVLSLSETCYTLVTIPNMLAHLLMESQAISITGCWAQMFFFLGLGCSQCFLLTLMGYDRYVAICHPLRYSMIMRSTICFWLGALGFCSGFCVALIETTMIFSSPFCHSNRVEHFFCDIAPVLKLSCTKSASKALVIFFLSILVVLVSFLLILLSYAFIVAAIVRIPSAAGRHKAISTCAAHLTVVIVHFGCASIIYLRPESGGNRDQNCLVAVFYTVVTPLMNPVVYTLRNKEVRVALRRNLARSCESQSF; from the coding sequence ATGCTCTTCACCTTGTTCTTTCTCACATACCTGGTCACCATCAGTGGcaacatcaccatcatcaccatcatccatGTGGACCGAACCCTCCATACTCCCATGTATCGCTTCCTGGTGGTGCTGTCCCTTTCTGAGACCTGCTACACACTGGTGACCATCCCCAATATGCTGGCACATCTGCTGATGGAGAGCCAGGCCATCTCCATCACTGGCTGTTGGGCTCAGATGTTCTTCTTTCTGGGACTGGGTTGCAGTCAGTGTTTCCTCCTTACACTGATGGGCTATGACCGGTACGTAGCCATCTGCCACCCCCTCCGCTACTCAATGATCATGAGATCCACTATTTGCTTCTGGCTGGGAGCCCTTGGGTTCTGCTCTGGGTTCTGTGTGGCCTTGATAGAGACCACCATGATCTTCTCCTCGCCTTTCTGCCATAGCAACCGTGTGGAGCATTTCTTCTGTGACATTGCCCCTGTCCTGAAGCTCAGCTGCACGAAGAGTGCCAGCAAAGCATTAGTCATCTTCTTCCTGAGCATCCTCGTCGTGCTGGTCTCCTTTCTCCTCATTCTCCTCTCTTATGCCTTCATTGTGGCTGCCATTGTGAGGATCCCCTCAGCAGCTGGCCGGCACAAGGCCATCTCCACCTGTGCGGCCCATCTCACCGTGGTCATTGTGCATTTTGGCTGTGCCTCCATCATTTACCTGCGTCCTGAGTCAGGGGGAAACCGTGACCAGAACTGCCTAGTGGCTGTGTTTTACACCGTGGTGACTCCGTTGATGAATCCCGTGGTGTACACACTGCGGAATAAGGAGGTGAGGGTGGCTCTGAGGCGGAACCTGGCCCGAAGCTGTGAGTCTCAGAGTTTTTAA